Within the Echinicola sp. 20G genome, the region TGCTGACCACTTTTGAAGGAGAATTAGCTGCTTTGACACTTAAGCCCGGGACGGGAGGAGTTTTTGAGGTAAGAGCCAATGGTCACCTGGTATGGTCACGTAAAGAGAAAGGGCGATTTCCGGAAATTACGGAGCTAAAACAGCTTGTCCG harbors:
- a CDS encoding SelT/SelW/SelH family protein, which produces MDNQVEIHYCTQCRWMLRAAWMGQELLTTFEGELAALTLKPGTGGVFEVRANGHLVWSRKEKGRFPEITELKQLVRDVIAPGKDLGHADKKRT